Proteins encoded together in one Variovorax paradoxus window:
- the fdhD gene encoding formate dehydrogenase accessory sulfurtransferase FdhD produces the protein MNLADIPLRPGGAELLPVRGVRARQAFDNRDWVAVEVPVALEFNGIAHAVMLATPTDLPDFALGFALSEGILLGRNELYGIEEEYAPEGITLKLEVASAAFARLKERRRSMAGRTGCGLCGTESLAHVARTLPALPPGPSLSKSAVARGMRELASLQVLQKVTGAVHAAAWCTAEGEALLVREDVGRHNALDKLVGALAKSTLAASTGFIAVTSRASFEMVQKTVAAGVPLLAAVSASTSMATAVAQETGLTLAGFVRGDDLVIYTHPGRLNGSPANAGGFQQCM, from the coding sequence ATGAACCTGGCCGACATACCGCTGCGACCCGGAGGCGCCGAGTTGCTGCCCGTGCGCGGCGTGCGGGCACGGCAGGCTTTCGACAACCGCGACTGGGTGGCCGTGGAGGTGCCGGTTGCGCTGGAGTTCAACGGCATTGCGCACGCGGTCATGCTTGCAACGCCCACCGACCTGCCCGACTTCGCGCTCGGCTTTGCGCTCAGCGAGGGCATCCTGCTGGGGCGCAATGAACTCTATGGCATTGAGGAAGAGTACGCGCCCGAGGGCATCACCCTCAAGCTCGAAGTCGCAAGCGCGGCTTTCGCGCGGCTGAAGGAGCGCCGCCGCTCGATGGCCGGCCGCACCGGCTGCGGGCTTTGCGGCACCGAAAGCCTGGCGCATGTTGCGCGCACGCTGCCGGCTTTGCCGCCGGGCCCCTCGCTATCGAAGAGCGCCGTCGCCCGCGGCATGCGGGAGCTTGCATCGCTGCAGGTGCTGCAGAAGGTGACGGGCGCAGTGCACGCGGCGGCCTGGTGCACCGCAGAAGGCGAGGCCCTGCTGGTGCGTGAAGACGTCGGCCGGCACAACGCGCTCGACAAGCTGGTGGGTGCGCTTGCCAAGAGCACGTTGGCCGCTTCCACAGGCTTCATCGCCGTGACAAGCCGCGCGAGTTTCGAGATGGTGCAAAAGACTGTTGCGGCCGGGGTGCCGCTGCTGGCCGCGGTGTCGGCGTCGACCTCGATGGCCACCGCAGTCGCGCAGGAAACCGGCCTGACGCTGGCGGGCTTCGTGCGCGGCGACGACCTGGTCATCTACACGCATCCGGGGCGGCTGAACGGCTCGCCCGCCAACGCCGGAGGTTTTCAGCAATGCATGTAG
- the fdhF gene encoding formate dehydrogenase subunit alpha, with product MLNPSQDIDYGTPRRESTEEVTLEIDGMPVTVAKGTSLMRAAVDAGVQVPKLCATDSLEPFGSCRLCLVEIDGRKGYPASCTTPAEAGMKVRTQSPRLQELRKGVMELYISDHPLDCLTCAANGDCELQDMAGVTGLRNVRYGYDGANHLKSAKDESNPYFTYDPSKCIVCNRCVRACEETQGTFALTISGRGFESRVSPGQDQPFMESECVSCGACVQACPTATLQEKSVIWLGQAEHSAITTCAYCGVGCGFKAEMKGNEVVRMVPWKDGKANEGHSCVKGRFAWGYATHKDRVLKPMIRSKITDPWQEVSWEEAVNYAASEFRRIQAKYGTDSIGGLVSSRCTNEEGYLVQKLVRAAFGNNNVDTCARVCHSPTGYGLKQTMGESAGTQTFKSVEKSDVIMVIGANPSDGHPVFASRMKKRLRAGARLIVVDPRTIDLVRSPHVKADYHLKLKPGTNVAVISAMAHVIVTEGLVDEAFVAERCEPKSFNEWREFVARPANSPEAMEEVTGVPAADLRAAARLFAQGHDGKRNAAIYYGLGVTEHSQGSTMVMGIANLAMATGNVGREGVGVNPLRGQNNVQGSCDMGSFPHELPGYRHVSDSTARGSFESAWGVELRPEPGLRIPNMFDAAITGSFKGLYCEGEDVVQSDPNTQHVAEAMMAMECIVVQDLFLNETAKYAHVFLPGASFLEKDGTFTNAERRISRVTKVMPPKAGYADWEVTQLLSNALGYPMNYSSAEEIMNEIAALTPTFTGVSYAKLAKLGSVQWPCNDAAPEGTPTMHIDEFVRGKGKFIITQYVPTDEKVTRMYPLILTTGRILSQYNVGAQTRRTENNQWHSEDRLEIHPADAEDRGIAEGDWVGIRSRAGETVLRATITERVQPGVVYTTFHFPESGANVITTDNSDWATNCPEFKVTAVQVMPVMQPSEWQQEYSRFNALQEELLNKRLGEAAETAVAK from the coding sequence ATGCTGAACCCATCGCAAGACATCGACTACGGCACGCCCAGGCGCGAGTCCACCGAAGAAGTCACGCTCGAAATCGACGGCATGCCGGTGACGGTGGCCAAGGGCACTTCGCTGATGCGCGCCGCGGTGGACGCGGGCGTGCAGGTGCCCAAGCTGTGCGCCACCGACAGCCTGGAGCCCTTCGGCTCGTGCCGGCTGTGCCTGGTGGAGATCGACGGGCGCAAGGGCTACCCAGCGTCTTGCACCACGCCGGCAGAGGCCGGCATGAAGGTGCGCACGCAAAGCCCCAGGCTGCAGGAGCTGCGCAAGGGCGTGATGGAGCTGTACATCTCCGACCATCCGCTCGACTGCCTTACCTGCGCGGCCAACGGCGACTGCGAACTGCAGGACATGGCCGGCGTGACCGGGCTGCGCAACGTGCGCTACGGGTATGACGGCGCCAACCACCTGAAGAGCGCCAAGGACGAGTCCAACCCCTATTTCACCTACGATCCGTCCAAGTGCATCGTGTGCAACCGCTGCGTGCGTGCCTGCGAAGAAACGCAGGGCACCTTCGCGCTCACCATCAGCGGGCGCGGCTTCGAGTCGCGCGTATCGCCGGGCCAGGACCAGCCCTTCATGGAATCCGAATGCGTGAGCTGCGGCGCCTGCGTGCAGGCCTGCCCCACCGCCACGCTGCAAGAAAAGTCGGTCATCTGGCTGGGCCAGGCCGAGCACAGCGCCATTACCACCTGCGCCTACTGCGGCGTGGGCTGCGGCTTCAAGGCCGAGATGAAGGGCAATGAAGTGGTGCGCATGGTGCCGTGGAAGGACGGCAAAGCCAACGAAGGCCACTCCTGCGTGAAGGGCCGCTTTGCCTGGGGCTACGCCACCCACAAGGACCGCGTGCTCAAGCCCATGATCCGCAGCAAGATCACCGACCCGTGGCAAGAGGTGAGCTGGGAAGAAGCCGTCAACTATGCCGCCAGCGAGTTCCGCCGCATCCAGGCCAAGTACGGCACCGACTCCATCGGCGGGCTCGTGTCGTCGCGCTGCACCAACGAGGAAGGCTACCTGGTGCAAAAGCTGGTGCGCGCGGCCTTCGGCAACAACAACGTCGACACCTGCGCGCGCGTGTGCCATTCGCCCACAGGCTATGGGTTGAAGCAGACCATGGGCGAATCGGCCGGCACGCAGACCTTCAAGTCGGTGGAAAAGTCGGACGTGATCATGGTGATCGGCGCCAATCCGTCAGACGGCCACCCGGTGTTCGCATCGCGCATGAAAAAGCGCCTGCGCGCCGGTGCGCGGCTGATCGTGGTCGATCCGCGCACCATCGACCTGGTGAGGTCGCCGCACGTCAAGGCCGACTATCACCTCAAGCTCAAGCCCGGCACCAACGTGGCGGTCATCAGCGCCATGGCGCACGTGATCGTGACCGAAGGGCTGGTCGACGAAGCCTTCGTGGCCGAACGCTGCGAGCCCAAGTCGTTCAATGAATGGCGCGAATTTGTCGCCCGCCCAGCCAACTCGCCCGAGGCCATGGAAGAAGTGACCGGCGTGCCGGCCGCCGACCTGCGCGCCGCGGCGCGGCTGTTCGCCCAGGGCCATGACGGCAAGCGCAATGCCGCCATCTACTACGGTCTGGGCGTGACGGAGCACAGCCAGGGCTCGACCATGGTGATGGGCATTGCCAACCTGGCCATGGCCACGGGCAACGTGGGCCGCGAGGGCGTGGGCGTGAACCCGCTGCGCGGCCAGAACAACGTGCAGGGCTCGTGCGACATGGGCTCGTTTCCGCATGAGCTGCCGGGCTACCGCCATGTGTCCGACAGCACCGCGCGCGGCAGCTTCGAGTCGGCCTGGGGCGTGGAGCTGCGGCCCGAGCCGGGCCTGCGCATTCCCAACATGTTCGATGCCGCCATTACCGGCAGCTTCAAGGGCCTGTACTGCGAAGGCGAAGACGTGGTGCAGTCGGACCCGAACACCCAGCACGTGGCCGAGGCCATGATGGCGATGGAGTGCATCGTGGTGCAAGACCTGTTCCTGAACGAGACGGCCAAGTACGCCCACGTGTTCTTGCCGGGTGCGTCGTTCCTGGAGAAAGACGGCACCTTCACCAACGCCGAACGGCGCATCTCGCGCGTCACCAAGGTCATGCCGCCCAAGGCGGGCTATGCCGACTGGGAGGTGACGCAGCTGCTCTCCAACGCGCTGGGCTACCCCATGAACTATTCGAGCGCGGAAGAAATCATGAACGAGATCGCCGCGCTCACGCCCACCTTCACGGGGGTGAGCTACGCCAAGCTGGCAAAGCTGGGCAGCGTGCAGTGGCCCTGCAACGATGCCGCGCCCGAAGGCACGCCGACCATGCACATCGACGAGTTCGTGCGCGGCAAGGGCAAGTTCATCATCACGCAGTACGTGCCCACCGACGAGAAGGTCACGCGCATGTACCCGCTGATATTGACCACCGGGCGCATCCTCTCGCAGTACAACGTGGGCGCGCAGACCCGCCGCACCGAGAACAACCAGTGGCACAGCGAAGACCGGCTCGAGATCCATCCGGCCGACGCGGAGGACCGCGGCATTGCGGAAGGCGACTGGGTGGGCATACGGAGCCGCGCCGGCGAAACCGTGCTGCGGGCCACCATCACCGAGCGCGTGCAGCCGGGCGTGGTGTACACCACCTTCCACTTCCCGGAATCGGGCGCCAACGTGATCACCACAGACAACTCCGACTGGGCCACCAACTGCCCCGAATTCAAGGTGACCGCGGTGCAGGTGATGCCGGTGATGCAGCCTTCGGAATGGCAGCAGGAGTACAGCCGCTTCAACGCGCTGCAGGAAGAACTGCTGAACAAGCGGCTCGGCGAAGCGGCGGAAACAGCGGTGGCCAAATGA
- a CDS encoding formate dehydrogenase beta subunit, with the protein MTTTVYVPRDSAALAVGADRVARQIAAEALARNLPVRIVRNGSRGLFWLETLVEVQTPQGRVAYGPVTRADVAGLFDAGFLGGGAHALNQGLTEEIAYLKKQERLTFARMGVTDPVSVADYEAHEGFAGLRRSLAMAPTDIVQQVLDSGLRGRGGAAFPAGIKWKTVLAAQARQKYIVCNADEGDSGTFSDRMTMEGDPLMLVEGMAIAGIATGATEGYIYVRSEYPHAIATLNEAIRNAEQAGFLGDDILGSGRSFRLIVRKAAGAYVCGEETALLESLEGRRGIVRAKPPLPALQGLFGQPTVINNVITLASVPLILARGADFYKHYGVGRSRGTLPFQLAGNIRHGGLVEKAFGLTLRELLYDFGGGSASGRPIKAVQVGGPLGAYVPESQWDLPLDYEAYAAVGAVVGHGGIVVHDDTADMSQLARYAMEFCAIESCGKCTPCRIGSTRGVEVIDKITSNQNRPQQVILLRDLCDTMLHGSLCAMGGMTPYPVLSAINHYPEDFGIEAPDRAAA; encoded by the coding sequence ATGACCACCACCGTTTATGTTCCCCGCGACTCCGCCGCATTGGCGGTGGGCGCCGACCGCGTGGCCCGGCAGATTGCAGCCGAAGCGCTTGCGCGCAACCTGCCGGTGCGCATTGTGCGCAACGGCTCGCGCGGCCTCTTCTGGCTCGAAACACTGGTCGAAGTGCAAACACCGCAAGGCCGCGTCGCCTATGGCCCGGTCACGCGCGCCGACGTGGCCGGCCTGTTCGACGCAGGTTTTCTTGGCGGCGGCGCGCATGCGCTGAACCAAGGCCTGACGGAAGAGATTGCCTACCTGAAGAAGCAGGAACGCCTGACCTTTGCCCGCATGGGCGTGACCGACCCGGTATCGGTGGCCGATTACGAGGCGCACGAAGGCTTTGCGGGGCTGCGCCGGTCGCTGGCGATGGCGCCGACGGATATCGTGCAGCAAGTGCTCGACTCCGGATTGCGCGGCCGCGGCGGCGCCGCCTTTCCGGCCGGCATCAAGTGGAAGACGGTGCTGGCCGCGCAGGCGCGCCAGAAGTACATCGTCTGCAATGCGGACGAAGGCGACTCGGGCACCTTCTCGGACCGCATGACGATGGAAGGCGATCCGCTCATGCTGGTCGAAGGCATGGCCATTGCGGGCATCGCGACGGGCGCGACCGAGGGCTACATCTACGTGCGGTCGGAATACCCGCATGCCATTGCCACGCTGAACGAGGCCATCCGCAATGCGGAGCAGGCGGGTTTTCTGGGCGACGACATCCTGGGCTCGGGCCGCAGCTTTCGCTTGATCGTGCGCAAGGCCGCGGGTGCCTACGTGTGCGGCGAAGAAACCGCGCTGCTCGAAAGCCTGGAAGGCCGCCGCGGCATCGTGCGCGCCAAGCCGCCGCTGCCGGCATTGCAGGGGCTTTTCGGCCAGCCCACGGTCATCAACAACGTGATCACGCTGGCGTCGGTTCCCCTCATCCTGGCGCGCGGGGCCGACTTCTACAAGCACTACGGTGTGGGCCGCTCGCGCGGCACGCTGCCGTTTCAGCTGGCCGGAAACATCCGGCACGGGGGCCTCGTCGAAAAGGCGTTCGGCCTCACGCTGCGCGAGCTCCTGTACGACTTTGGCGGCGGCAGCGCGAGCGGCCGGCCGATCAAGGCGGTGCAGGTCGGCGGGCCGCTGGGCGCCTACGTGCCCGAATCGCAATGGGACCTGCCGCTCGACTACGAGGCCTATGCCGCCGTAGGCGCGGTGGTGGGCCATGGCGGCATCGTGGTGCACGACGACACGGCCGACATGTCGCAGCTGGCCCGCTACGCCATGGAGTTCTGCGCCATCGAATCGTGCGGCAAATGCACGCCGTGCCGCATCGGCTCCACGCGCGGTGTGGAAGTGATCGACAAGATCACGAGCAACCAGAACCGGCCGCAGCAGGTCATTTTGCTGCGCGACCTGTGCGACACCATGCTGCACGGCTCGCTCTGCGCCATGGGCGGCATGACGCCCTACCCGGTGCTGTCGGCCATCAATCACTACCCGGAGGACTTCGGCATCGAAGCCCCCGACCGCGCCGCGGCATGA
- a CDS encoding formate dehydrogenase subunit gamma: MTETTHTAEPGIAASIAAAHKDVPGGLLPALHGIQDALGYVPPDAVPLVAEQFNLSRAEVHGVVSYYHHFRSAPAGRLLVQVCRAEACKAMGADALLAHAEQRLGCGVHGTSADGQYSLEPVFCLGLCASSPSIAINDEVHARITPALFDEIVEEARQAS, from the coding sequence ATGACAGAGACAACACATACGGCAGAACCGGGCATCGCGGCATCCATTGCCGCCGCGCACAAGGACGTGCCCGGCGGGCTGCTGCCCGCGCTGCACGGCATACAAGACGCGCTGGGCTACGTGCCGCCCGATGCGGTGCCGCTCGTGGCCGAGCAGTTCAACCTGTCGCGCGCCGAGGTGCATGGCGTGGTCAGCTACTACCACCACTTTCGCTCTGCGCCGGCGGGCCGGCTGCTGGTGCAGGTCTGCCGGGCCGAAGCCTGCAAGGCCATGGGTGCGGACGCGCTGCTGGCGCATGCCGAGCAACGGCTGGGCTGCGGCGTGCATGGCACCTCGGCCGACGGCCAGTACTCGCTGGAGCCGGTGTTCTGCCTTGGCCTGTGCGCCTCGTCGCCGTCCATTGCAATCAACGACGAAGTGCACGCCCGCATCACGCCGGCGCTGTTCGACGAAATCGTCGAGGAAGCGCGGCAAGCCTCATGA
- a CDS encoding substrate-binding domain-containing protein, with protein MHEVHIKPQWTIRQPDGATLAPRVIELLVKVLEHGSLSSACTEAGVSYRHAWELIRQGEAMFGQPLVAMQRGKGSSLTPLGEKLVWADRRITARLSPLLDSLASELGAEIEKLIPTAPNLLRIHASHGFAIEALHGFLAAAQVPGDLRYCGSEEAVASLHHGSCDVAGFHVPLGAFEAEAVTHYGAWLNADTQKVIGMATRHQGLMVAPGNPKKIYSLADLARPDVRFINRQAGSGTRYLFDLQLREQGIAPESIKGYEQCEFTHAAVAAFVASGMADAGYGVETPARQFKLDFISNQVERYFLLCDERSLAAPIVQRMLDILRSDAYQQAVNRLPGYQAVNCGQVLSLAEAFSSLGPPREKPAR; from the coding sequence ATGCATGAAGTGCACATCAAGCCGCAATGGACCATCCGCCAGCCCGACGGCGCAACCCTGGCGCCGCGGGTGATCGAGCTGCTGGTGAAGGTGCTGGAGCACGGCAGCCTCTCAAGTGCCTGCACGGAGGCCGGTGTGTCCTACCGGCACGCGTGGGAGCTCATCCGCCAGGGCGAAGCCATGTTTGGCCAGCCGCTCGTGGCCATGCAGCGGGGCAAGGGTTCCAGCCTTACGCCGCTTGGCGAAAAGCTGGTGTGGGCAGACCGGCGCATTACCGCGCGCCTTTCGCCCCTGCTCGATTCGCTGGCCTCCGAACTGGGCGCTGAAATAGAAAAGCTGATTCCCACTGCGCCCAACTTGCTGCGCATTCATGCGAGCCACGGCTTTGCCATCGAGGCATTGCACGGCTTCCTGGCCGCGGCGCAGGTTCCGGGCGATTTGCGCTACTGCGGCAGCGAAGAGGCTGTGGCCTCGCTGCATCACGGCAGTTGCGACGTGGCGGGCTTTCATGTGCCGCTTGGCGCGTTCGAGGCCGAAGCCGTCACTCACTACGGCGCCTGGCTCAACGCCGACACGCAGAAGGTCATCGGCATGGCGACGCGCCACCAGGGCCTGATGGTGGCGCCCGGCAACCCGAAAAAGATCTACTCGCTGGCCGACCTCGCGCGTCCCGATGTGCGCTTCATCAACCGGCAGGCGGGTTCAGGCACGCGCTACCTGTTCGATCTCCAGTTGCGCGAGCAGGGCATTGCACCCGAGTCGATCAAGGGCTACGAGCAATGCGAGTTCACGCACGCGGCGGTGGCGGCCTTCGTGGCCAGCGGCATGGCCGACGCGGGCTACGGCGTGGAAACGCCGGCGCGGCAGTTCAAGCTGGACTTCATCTCCAACCAGGTGGAGCGCTACTTTCTGCTGTGCGATGAACGCTCGCTCGCGGCGCCCATCGTGCAGCGCATGCTCGACATTCTGCGCAGCGATGCCTATCAACAAGCGGTAAACCGGCTGCCGGGCTACCAGGCGGTGAACTGCGGCCAAGTGCTGTCGCTGGCGGAGGCGTTCAGCTCCCTGGGTCCGCCGCGCGAAAAACCCGCCCGGTAA
- a CDS encoding nucleotidyltransferase family protein, with protein MVAASAPLMAALRNVRSLQLQSWCIGAGAIRSLVWDILHGFDQHSPVDDMDVVYFDADAAPEHDAHLEKQLHSAMPNLRWEVTNQAGVHRWFADALGQVVAPIASLEEGVATWPEFATCVGVYLNGDGTLGVVAPHGLDDLFRLRVRHNPQRASAAAYRERIQAKRFAERWPQLSIEAA; from the coding sequence ATGGTGGCTGCATCGGCCCCGCTGATGGCCGCACTGCGCAACGTTCGTTCGCTTCAACTCCAGTCCTGGTGCATAGGCGCCGGCGCCATCCGCTCGTTGGTGTGGGACATCCTTCACGGCTTCGACCAGCATTCGCCGGTCGACGACATGGACGTCGTCTACTTCGATGCGGATGCGGCGCCGGAGCACGATGCCCATCTCGAAAAGCAGCTTCACTCGGCCATGCCAAACCTCCGTTGGGAGGTAACAAACCAGGCCGGCGTTCATCGCTGGTTCGCCGACGCGCTCGGCCAGGTTGTCGCGCCCATCGCCTCGCTGGAAGAAGGCGTTGCAACGTGGCCCGAATTTGCCACGTGCGTTGGCGTGTACCTGAACGGCGACGGAACGCTGGGCGTCGTTGCTCCGCATGGGCTCGACGACCTCTTCAGGCTGCGCGTTCGGCACAACCCGCAGAGGGCAAGCGCTGCGGCCTACCGGGAGCGTATTCAGGCCAAGCGGTTCGCCGAGCGTTGGCCCCAGCTGTCCATCGAGGCGGCCTGA
- a CDS encoding GNAT family N-acetyltransferase, translated as MEALSFRPLAEHDFAMLHEWVRRPHVAEWWSEPSTLEEIKDDYLPTLDGRSSTKAFIATLDGEPIGFIQVYVVQGSGGGWWEDETDAGARGIDQFLADAGRLNQGLGTAMIKVFVERLFQDPGVSKVQTDPSPVNARAIRCYRKVGFKDVGEVMTPDGPALLMRYERANPN; from the coding sequence ATGGAAGCGCTTTCGTTCAGGCCATTGGCCGAACACGACTTTGCAATGCTCCACGAATGGGTCCGGCGGCCCCACGTGGCCGAATGGTGGAGCGAGCCCAGCACGCTGGAAGAAATAAAGGACGACTACCTTCCCACGCTCGACGGCAGGTCTTCGACCAAGGCGTTCATCGCCACACTCGATGGCGAGCCGATCGGGTTCATCCAGGTCTATGTGGTGCAAGGCTCTGGCGGCGGCTGGTGGGAAGACGAGACGGATGCCGGCGCAAGAGGTATCGACCAGTTCCTGGCAGACGCCGGCCGACTGAACCAGGGCCTGGGCACCGCAATGATCAAGGTGTTCGTCGAGCGTCTCTTTCAAGACCCCGGCGTTTCAAAAGTGCAGACAGACCCCTCGCCCGTCAACGCCCGCGCTATACGCTGCTACCGGAAAGTCGGCTTCAAGGACGTTGGCGAAGTCATGACGCCGGACGGACCTGCGCTGCTCATGCGCTACGAAAGAGCAAACCCGAACTGA
- a CDS encoding alpha/beta fold hydrolase, producing the protein MPTANLYARQGGEGPDLLLMLHGMGATGAVWSPMCEMANARWAGRWIAVDLPGHGGSGRQDSYAIGQSAATVARAVLPHLDPAGKLVVLGHSLGGVIGLALATGWFGAMPHQVFAAGIKISWNDDELRRMETLASQPAKKFSTEEEAWERYLKVSGLAAIADASAATAARGVERDTGGWHLAMDPKANAVGKPPLTELMALARCPVHLGRGGNDALVTLEQTRALDPDARDLGPHGHNVMIEAPAQVWDWMAASTKAPLGGTPSENSLQG; encoded by the coding sequence ATGCCAACAGCAAACCTGTACGCCCGACAAGGCGGCGAAGGCCCGGACCTGCTCCTCATGCTGCATGGTATGGGCGCCACCGGGGCCGTGTGGTCGCCCATGTGCGAAATGGCAAACGCCCGGTGGGCCGGGCGCTGGATTGCCGTGGACCTGCCGGGCCACGGCGGCTCGGGCCGGCAAGACTCTTACGCGATTGGCCAAAGCGCCGCAACCGTTGCGCGCGCCGTGTTGCCGCACCTCGACCCTGCTGGCAAGCTGGTGGTGCTCGGGCATTCGCTGGGCGGAGTGATCGGCCTCGCACTGGCCACGGGCTGGTTCGGCGCAATGCCGCATCAGGTCTTTGCGGCGGGCATCAAGATTTCGTGGAACGACGATGAGCTCCGCCGCATGGAAACGCTGGCGTCTCAACCCGCCAAGAAGTTTTCGACAGAAGAAGAAGCCTGGGAGCGATACCTGAAGGTTTCAGGCCTTGCGGCAATTGCCGATGCATCAGCGGCTACCGCTGCAAGAGGCGTAGAGCGCGATACCGGCGGATGGCACCTTGCGATGGACCCCAAGGCCAATGCGGTCGGCAAGCCGCCGCTGACCGAGCTGATGGCGCTGGCGCGCTGCCCGGTGCACCTGGGCCGTGGCGGCAACGATGCCTTGGTGACGCTGGAGCAGACCCGCGCGCTCGACCCCGATGCCCGCGATCTTGGGCCGCACGGCCATAACGTGATGATCGAGGCGCCCGCGCAGGTTTGGGACTGGATGGCAGCGTCCACAAAGGCGCCGCTGGGCGGAACGCCTTCTGAAAATTCGCTGCAAGGGTAA
- a CDS encoding alpha/beta hydrolase, with product MSAVCGTLLIALTACGGGGGGGGGGAALPILPATGAPPATTPSAAGRTETVSISSAKTGATYELQIYLPPSYSGSSAAFPVVYALDGDALYAPVSRFYNLKEILERRRVEAILVGIGGTIRRQTDYTFPGALHYHEFLKSELVPFIESRYRADPGKRILTGLSLSGSMTGHALFLEGASGTLTFSHFLSFEGSYGFQKDNTNALEQKMYDAQKGKAINATLILARCGDPVGCNYVWVGEMYEKLLQRGYPGLTLVEKTYSTNHVGADLPAFEDALSMIFK from the coding sequence ATGTCCGCAGTCTGCGGCACGCTGCTCATTGCGCTGACGGCCTGCGGCGGCGGAGGCGGGGGCGGAGGCGGCGGTGCCGCTTTGCCGATACTGCCCGCAACGGGTGCGCCGCCCGCCACCACGCCATCGGCTGCTGGCCGAACGGAAACCGTGAGCATCAGCTCTGCAAAAACCGGTGCAACCTACGAACTGCAGATATACCTGCCGCCCTCTTACAGCGGCAGTTCTGCGGCGTTTCCCGTCGTCTATGCGCTGGACGGCGATGCGCTTTATGCCCCCGTCTCGCGCTTCTACAACTTGAAGGAAATACTCGAACGACGCCGCGTCGAAGCCATCCTCGTCGGGATAGGCGGCACCATACGCAGGCAAACCGACTACACCTTTCCCGGTGCCCTTCACTATCATGAGTTTCTCAAGTCGGAGCTGGTGCCGTTCATCGAATCCAGATACCGGGCCGATCCGGGCAAGCGCATCCTCACAGGGCTCTCGCTCAGCGGCAGCATGACGGGCCATGCGCTCTTTCTCGAAGGTGCGAGCGGCACGCTCACTTTCTCGCATTTCCTTTCTTTCGAAGGCTCCTATGGCTTCCAAAAGGACAATACGAACGCCCTCGAGCAGAAGATGTACGACGCGCAGAAAGGCAAGGCCATCAACGCCACGTTGATCCTCGCGCGATGCGGAGACCCTGTGGGCTGCAACTACGTGTGGGTGGGCGAGATGTATGAAAAGCTCCTGCAGCGCGGATACCCCGGCTTGACGCTGGTGGAAAAAACATATTCGACGAACCACGTCGGAGCGGATCTGCCGGCTTTTGAAGATGCGCTTTCGATGATCTTCAAATAG